One genomic region from Desulfovibrio porci encodes:
- a CDS encoding amino acid ABC transporter ATP-binding protein — protein MTESNEHDPIITISHVWKYFGHLPALQDVSLEVSSGERVVIIGPSGSGKSTLLRSINRLEEIDKGEIMVEGQDIMSRENNINLIRRNLGMVFQQFNLFPHKTVLQNLTLAPIKLHKLSREEAEDRALGLLKKVGISDKANVYPAMLSGGQQQRVAIARALAMQPDIMLFDEPTSALDPEMVGEVLDVMVNLAEEGMTMICVTHEMGFARTVADRLIFMDQGQIVEAGKPDTLFTAPRHPRLRQFLNQIL, from the coding sequence ATGACGGAAAGTAACGAACACGATCCCATCATCACCATCAGTCATGTCTGGAAGTATTTCGGCCACTTGCCTGCCCTGCAGGATGTGAGCCTGGAAGTCTCCTCCGGCGAGCGGGTGGTGATCATCGGCCCTTCCGGTTCGGGCAAGTCCACCCTGCTGCGTTCCATCAACCGCCTGGAAGAGATCGACAAGGGCGAGATCATGGTGGAAGGCCAGGACATCATGAGCCGCGAGAACAACATCAATCTCATCCGGCGCAATCTGGGCATGGTCTTTCAGCAGTTCAACCTTTTTCCGCACAAAACCGTGCTGCAGAACCTGACCCTGGCCCCCATCAAGTTGCACAAGCTCTCCCGCGAGGAGGCCGAGGACCGCGCGCTGGGCCTGCTCAAAAAAGTGGGCATCAGCGACAAGGCCAACGTCTACCCGGCCATGCTCTCCGGCGGCCAGCAGCAGCGCGTGGCCATCGCCCGGGCGCTGGCCATGCAGCCGGACATCATGCTCTTTGACGAACCCACTTCGGCCCTGGACCCGGAAATGGTGGGCGAAGTGCTGGACGTCATGGTCAATCTGGCCGAGGAAGGCATGACCATGATCTGCGTCACCCATGAAATGGGCTTTGCCCGTACCGTGGCCGACCGCCTGATCTTCATGGACCAAGGGCAGATCGTGGAGGCGGGAAAGCCGGACACCCTGTTCACGGCGCCGCGCCACCCGCGTTTGCGGCAGTTCCTGAACCAGATTCTGTAA
- the mnmA gene encoding tRNA 2-thiouridine(34) synthase MnmA, with protein MPFDAAGRQEKRARVAVAVSGGVDSLCALLLLRRAGYDVLALHGLFLPEQSASRPDGAADPLPGLEAACRTLDIPLHTVDLRAVFQREVIDPFARAYAEGRTPNPCALCNRAVKFGALLDAALALGADKLATGHYARLLPPCRRDADALPVLAAARDSVKDQSYFLSLVPAARLQRALFPLADQDKAQSVALVAGAGLRVPLPRESQDICFVPDDEVAYRPFLAAQWRAQGMEPPGAGPVLLAERPEDGAGETREIGRHQGLWRYTEGQRKGLGIAHSEALYVLRKDRVANALIVGPRSLLGMAACVTGPANILVPPEDWPEQVWARLRHRQRAAPARARLEARDRLHITLAAPQFPSAPGQVAALYDADGRVLAGGVVERLE; from the coding sequence ATGCCGTTTGACGCCGCCGGACGGCAAGAGAAACGCGCCAGGGTCGCCGTTGCCGTCAGCGGCGGCGTGGACAGTCTTTGCGCCCTGCTCTTGTTGCGCCGGGCCGGTTACGACGTCCTGGCCCTGCACGGTCTTTTTCTGCCGGAGCAATCCGCCTCCCGCCCCGACGGAGCCGCCGACCCCTTGCCGGGTCTGGAAGCCGCCTGCCGCACTCTGGACATCCCCTTGCATACAGTGGACCTGCGCGCCGTCTTTCAACGTGAGGTCATCGATCCCTTTGCCCGCGCCTATGCGGAAGGGCGCACGCCCAATCCCTGCGCACTCTGCAACCGGGCCGTGAAATTCGGGGCCTTGCTGGACGCGGCTTTGGCTCTGGGCGCGGACAAGCTGGCCACCGGACATTACGCCCGTCTGCTGCCGCCATGCCGGAGGGATGCGGACGCGCTGCCGGTCCTGGCCGCCGCGCGCGACAGCGTCAAGGACCAGAGCTATTTTCTCAGCCTGGTGCCCGCCGCGCGCCTGCAACGCGCCCTGTTTCCCTTGGCGGATCAGGACAAGGCCCAAAGCGTGGCCCTGGTGGCCGGGGCCGGGCTGCGCGTGCCCCTGCCCCGCGAAAGCCAGGACATCTGCTTTGTGCCGGACGATGAAGTCGCCTACCGTCCCTTTCTGGCGGCGCAGTGGCGCGCCCAGGGCATGGAGCCGCCGGGAGCGGGTCCGGTGCTGCTGGCGGAGAGGCCGGAGGACGGCGCGGGCGAGACGCGTGAAATCGGACGGCATCAGGGTCTTTGGCGTTATACCGAAGGCCAGCGCAAGGGACTGGGCATCGCCCACAGCGAAGCGCTCTATGTGTTGCGCAAAGACAGGGTCGCCAATGCCCTGATCGTGGGGCCGCGCTCCCTGCTGGGCATGGCGGCCTGCGTCACGGGCCCGGCCAATATCCTTGTGCCGCCGGAGGACTGGCCGGAACAGGTCTGGGCGCGTCTGCGCCACCGCCAGCGGGCCGCTCCGGCCCGCGCCCGCCTGGAGGCGCGGGACCGCCTGCATATCACCCTGGCTGCGCCGCAGTTCCCCAGCGCGCCGGGTCAGGTGGCGGCCCTTTACGACGCCGACGGCAGAGTGCTGGCCGGAGGTGTTGTGGAGCGGTTGGAATGA
- a CDS encoding helix-turn-helix domain-containing protein has protein sequence MYPRTMKLYPHLAKAIANTLESIRNEKMMSKSSLADFADIERCYLRDIEKGNRKPTVNTIFCLCEALQIDPVAFFKMVVKEIERLKN, from the coding sequence GTGTACCCTCGCACCATGAAACTTTATCCACATCTGGCGAAAGCCATTGCTAATACTCTGGAATCAATAAGAAATGAAAAGATGATGAGTAAATCATCTCTGGCGGATTTTGCGGATATCGAAAGGTGTTATCTGCGGGACATAGAAAAGGGAAATAGAAAGCCGACTGTAAATACAATATTTTGTCTGTGCGAAGCTCTGCAAATAGACCCGGTTGCTTTTTTCAAAATGGTAGTGAAAGAGATTGAGAGGCTTAAAAACTGA
- a CDS encoding class I SAM-dependent methyltransferase, translating into MFVPILAYLLDRLPFGNSLQGISRRQLSNLMWQNKAPSWHEYAIINRKWRRHACTACRWLNAVLPKNSSIFEPGCGSGANLLWLGQQGFQRLYGSDISVGALELGQNLASLLSLPLEVWHDDGLNPAHVPTELDGILSVNWLYHIPGASLGAFLARYRCALKIGGYLACDMVTRHYDRVPGNTWHTKDKNLPEEKRRPSEYTLRLDEPEIRCVACRNGFAVVKSTCFTFSRPQRAVYLLRRVE; encoded by the coding sequence ATGTTCGTCCCGATTCTTGCCTATCTTCTGGACCGCTTACCTTTCGGAAATTCGCTGCAAGGGATTTCACGAAGGCAACTAAGCAACCTCATGTGGCAGAATAAAGCGCCATCCTGGCATGAATATGCTATCATCAACCGTAAATGGAGAAGACACGCCTGCACAGCCTGCCGATGGTTGAATGCCGTGCTGCCTAAGAATTCCTCAATTTTTGAACCGGGGTGCGGCAGTGGCGCTAATCTGCTCTGGCTGGGGCAGCAAGGTTTTCAACGGCTTTATGGGTCCGATATTTCGGTCGGCGCGCTTGAACTCGGACAAAATCTGGCTTCGCTGCTTTCGCTTCCACTGGAAGTATGGCATGATGACGGACTGAACCCCGCTCATGTGCCGACGGAATTGGACGGCATTTTATCCGTCAATTGGCTTTATCATATTCCCGGAGCCTCACTGGGCGCTTTTCTGGCGCGCTATCGTTGCGCGCTGAAAATCGGCGGCTATCTCGCATGCGATATGGTCACCCGGCATTACGACCGGGTTCCAGGCAATACATGGCACACTAAAGACAAAAATTTACCGGAGGAAAAGCGCAGGCCTTCAGAGTATACCCTGCGCCTGGATGAGCCTGAGATCCGATGCGTGGCTTGCAGAAACGGCTTTGCTGTTGTCAAATCCACCTGTTTCACATTCAGCAGGCCACAGCGTGCGGTATATCTGTTACGGCGGGTAGAGTGA
- the gcvPB gene encoding aminomethyl-transferring glycine dehydrogenase subunit GcvPB, whose product MKTIFAKSVPGRCAWEIESEAPKAAQMLPANLLRKAPPRLPECSELDVVRHFTGLSKLNYSVDANFYPLGSCTMKYNPKFTEYVAALPGFSRLHPMLAQLSRGAACTQGALQCLYDAERWLCELTGMKAFTFQPMAGANGEFTGVKLIAAYHKAKGRNRKKMLIPDAAHGTNPASAALAGFETVNIESRDGMVDPEALIAAIAEHGEDVAGLMMTCPNTLGLMELHLPRIVEELRKVDALLYYDGANMNAIMGKMRVGDVGFDVVHLNVHKTLGTPHGGGGPGAGPVGVGERLLPFLPAPRVALREDGSYRLDYNLPQSIGYMGPFYGSFGVVVKALAYMLRLGGEGLTRASEYAVLNANYLKKRLEDVLDVPYADRFCAHEFVASAPEGMRALDIAKGLLDRGFHAPTIYFPLIVKECLMAEPTETESKETLDAYVEALHEIIAQGKADPQSLTDAPVSLPVRRLDETTAARQMVLTEDMA is encoded by the coding sequence GTGAAAACCATCTTCGCCAAATCCGTGCCCGGCCGTTGCGCCTGGGAGATAGAATCCGAGGCGCCCAAGGCCGCGCAGATGCTGCCCGCCAACCTGCTGCGCAAGGCTCCGCCCCGCCTGCCCGAATGCTCGGAACTGGACGTGGTGCGTCACTTCACCGGGCTTTCCAAGCTCAACTACAGTGTGGACGCCAATTTTTATCCTCTTGGCTCCTGCACCATGAAGTACAATCCCAAGTTCACCGAATACGTGGCCGCGCTGCCCGGCTTCAGCCGCCTGCACCCGATGCTGGCCCAGCTTTCGCGCGGGGCGGCCTGCACGCAGGGCGCGCTGCAATGCCTCTATGACGCCGAGCGCTGGCTGTGCGAACTCACGGGCATGAAGGCCTTCACCTTCCAGCCCATGGCCGGGGCCAACGGCGAGTTCACGGGCGTCAAGCTCATCGCCGCCTACCACAAGGCCAAGGGCCGCAACCGCAAAAAGATGCTCATCCCGGACGCGGCGCACGGCACCAATCCGGCCTCTGCCGCCTTGGCCGGGTTTGAGACCGTGAACATCGAATCCCGCGATGGCATGGTGGACCCGGAAGCCCTGATCGCGGCCATTGCCGAGCACGGCGAGGATGTGGCCGGTCTGATGATGACCTGCCCCAACACTCTGGGGCTCATGGAGCTGCATCTGCCGCGCATTGTGGAAGAATTGCGCAAGGTGGACGCGTTGCTCTACTACGACGGCGCCAATATGAACGCCATCATGGGCAAGATGCGCGTGGGCGACGTGGGCTTTGACGTGGTGCACCTCAATGTGCACAAGACCCTGGGCACCCCGCACGGCGGCGGCGGCCCTGGCGCAGGCCCGGTGGGCGTGGGCGAACGCCTGCTGCCCTTCCTGCCCGCGCCGCGCGTGGCCCTGCGCGAGGACGGCAGCTACCGCCTCGACTACAATCTGCCGCAGTCCATCGGCTATATGGGGCCGTTCTACGGCAGCTTCGGCGTGGTGGTCAAAGCTTTGGCCTACATGCTGCGCCTGGGCGGCGAAGGCCTGACCCGCGCGTCGGAATACGCGGTGCTCAACGCCAACTACCTCAAAAAACGCCTGGAAGACGTGCTGGACGTGCCCTATGCCGACCGCTTCTGCGCCCATGAGTTTGTGGCCTCCGCGCCCGAAGGCATGCGCGCGCTGGACATTGCCAAGGGCCTGCTGGATCGCGGCTTCCACGCGCCGACCATCTACTTCCCGCTGATCGTCAAGGAATGCCTGATGGCCGAACCCACGGAAACCGAGAGCAAGGAAACCCTGGACGCCTACGTGGAGGCTCTGCACGAGATCATCGCCCAGGGCAAGGCCGATCCGCAAAGCCTGACGGATGCGCCCGTCAGCCTGCCGGTGCGCCGCCTGGACGAAACCACGGCCGCGCGCCAGATGGTGCTCACCGAGGATATGGCATAA
- the gcvPA gene encoding aminomethyl-transferring glycine dehydrogenase subunit GcvPA, with protein MPYIPHTPDDLQEMLSVVGVRTLDDLFADIPPDMRPQSFNLPKGQGEAAVCAYFEDLAAKNRPDMISFLGAGYYAHQIPKAVDALAGRSEFYTAYTPYQAECSQGTLQAIFEFQTAVSRLLDMDCANASVYDGGTALFESAMMAVRATRRRVLVVDEAVNPIWRVMLASYMSSLDLELKTVRQRDGVSDLAGLMAAVDDTCAAVLVQNPNFFGAVADYTKLFAAARAHKAFGIISVYPVMQAVLKTPGEMGADVAVAEAQSLGQPLSFGGPYLGVMTCRKEHIRQFPGRIAGRTTDLDGKTGYVLTLQAREQHIRRAKATSNICSNQALCALRALIHMSLLGPAGLTRLAENNMALARYAVERLTALKGVELLNDAPFGNEVALRLPMPAETLVDTLTSHGCVPGYPVGRYYPGMENVLLLACTEFNSRRQIGFLAETVGGLL; from the coding sequence ATGCCCTACATTCCCCACACGCCGGACGACCTTCAGGAAATGCTCTCCGTGGTCGGCGTGCGTACCCTGGATGATCTTTTCGCAGACATCCCGCCGGACATGCGGCCCCAAAGCTTCAACCTGCCCAAAGGGCAGGGCGAGGCCGCGGTCTGCGCCTATTTTGAGGATCTGGCCGCCAAAAACCGTCCGGATATGATTTCCTTCCTGGGCGCGGGCTACTACGCCCACCAGATTCCCAAGGCCGTGGACGCCCTGGCCGGACGCAGCGAATTCTACACCGCTTACACGCCCTATCAGGCCGAGTGCTCCCAGGGCACCTTGCAGGCCATTTTTGAGTTTCAGACCGCCGTCAGCCGCCTGCTGGACATGGACTGCGCCAACGCCTCGGTCTACGACGGCGGCACGGCCCTGTTTGAATCGGCCATGATGGCCGTGCGCGCCACCCGGCGGCGCGTGCTGGTGGTGGACGAGGCCGTGAACCCCATCTGGCGGGTCATGCTGGCCTCCTACATGTCCAGTCTGGACCTGGAACTGAAGACCGTGCGCCAGCGCGACGGCGTGAGCGACCTGGCCGGGCTGATGGCCGCCGTGGACGACACATGCGCGGCGGTGCTGGTGCAGAATCCCAACTTCTTCGGCGCGGTGGCCGATTATACCAAGCTTTTCGCCGCGGCCCGCGCGCACAAGGCTTTCGGGATCATTTCCGTGTATCCGGTCATGCAGGCCGTGCTCAAGACCCCCGGCGAAATGGGGGCCGACGTGGCCGTGGCCGAGGCCCAGAGTCTGGGCCAGCCGCTTTCTTTCGGCGGCCCCTACCTGGGCGTCATGACCTGCCGCAAGGAGCACATCCGCCAGTTCCCCGGCCGCATCGCGGGCCGCACCACGGATCTGGACGGCAAGACCGGCTACGTGCTGACCCTGCAGGCCCGCGAGCAGCACATCCGCCGCGCCAAGGCCACCTCCAACATTTGCTCCAACCAGGCCCTCTGCGCCCTGCGAGCCCTGATCCACATGAGCCTGCTGGGACCGGCCGGGCTGACGCGCCTGGCGGAAAACAACATGGCTCTGGCCCGCTATGCCGTGGAACGGCTTACGGCCCTCAAGGGCGTGGAGCTGCTCAACGACGCGCCCTTCGGGAATGAGGTGGCCCTGCGCCTGCCTATGCCCGCCGAAACCCTGGTGGACACGCTCACCAGCCATGGCTGCGTGCCGGGCTATCCCGTGGGCCGCTATTATCCCGGCATGGAAAACGTGCTGCTGCTGGCCTGCACCGAGTTCAACAGCCGCCGCCAGATCGGCTTTCTGGCCGAAACCGTGGGAGGTCTGCTGTGA
- the gcvH gene encoding glycine cleavage system protein GcvH, producing the protein MSNAPAGLLYSKSHEWARLEGDQAVIGITAFAQESLGDITYVELPQAGDALAADKEFGSVESVKAASDLVSPVNGEVLEVNAVLEDAPEKCNSDPYGEGWLVRVKLSGTPEGLMDAAAYEAFCATEAH; encoded by the coding sequence ATGTCTAACGCTCCCGCCGGTCTTCTCTACAGCAAAAGCCACGAATGGGCTCGTCTGGAAGGCGATCAGGCCGTCATCGGCATCACCGCTTTCGCTCAGGAATCCCTCGGCGACATTACTTATGTGGAACTGCCTCAGGCCGGCGACGCCCTGGCCGCGGACAAGGAATTCGGCTCCGTGGAGTCGGTCAAGGCCGCCAGCGACCTGGTTTCGCCGGTGAACGGCGAAGTGCTGGAGGTCAACGCCGTTCTGGAGGACGCCCCGGAAAAATGCAACAGCGATCCCTACGGCGAAGGCTGGCTGGTGCGCGTTAAGCTGTCCGGCACGCCGGAAGGCCTGATGGACGCGGCGGCGTATGAGGCGTTTTGCGCCACTGAAGCCCACTAG
- the gcvT gene encoding glycine cleavage system aminomethyltransferase GcvT gives MSELRTPLTAWHEAHGAKMAPFAGWLMPIQYEGILIEHQHTRQHAGLFDICHMGEFRIEGPGADAALSRAVSHNLATLAPGKCRYGFLLNAEGGVLDDCIVYRFGPDAFMIVVNAACAAGDFAALRERLPQGVALTDLSAATAKIDLQGPESVDVLEALLKENFHDLPYFGFRETSFDGASLLVSRTGYTGELGFELYLPWDKAEAFWTALLKDERVKPVGLGARDTLRLEAGLPLYGHDLDDRHSPAEAGMGRMLTSTADYVGKEGAQRVREVLVPLRIEGRRAARHGDALALPGGPEVGRVTSGSFAPSLGCVIAFAWVDEAQAAHEDFVVRTARNELAARRVELPFYKEGTARKKLQ, from the coding sequence ATGTCGGAACTGCGTACGCCGCTCACCGCCTGGCATGAGGCGCACGGGGCCAAAATGGCTCCCTTCGCCGGTTGGCTCATGCCCATCCAGTATGAGGGCATTTTGATCGAGCATCAGCACACCCGTCAGCATGCCGGTCTTTTCGACATCTGTCATATGGGCGAATTCCGCATTGAAGGCCCGGGCGCGGATGCGGCCCTGTCCCGCGCGGTGAGCCATAATCTGGCTACCCTCGCACCGGGCAAGTGCCGCTACGGCTTCCTGCTCAACGCCGAAGGCGGCGTGCTGGACGACTGCATTGTCTACCGCTTCGGCCCGGACGCCTTTATGATCGTGGTCAACGCGGCCTGCGCCGCCGGGGACTTCGCGGCCCTGCGCGAACGCCTGCCCCAGGGCGTGGCCCTCACCGACCTTTCCGCCGCCACGGCCAAGATCGACCTGCAGGGGCCGGAATCCGTGGATGTGCTGGAAGCCCTGCTCAAAGAGAATTTTCACGACCTGCCCTATTTCGGCTTCCGGGAAACGAGCTTTGACGGCGCGTCCCTGCTGGTCAGCCGCACGGGTTACACCGGCGAACTGGGCTTTGAACTGTACCTGCCCTGGGACAAGGCCGAAGCCTTCTGGACGGCCCTGCTCAAGGACGAGCGGGTCAAGCCCGTGGGCCTGGGCGCGCGCGACACCCTGCGCCTGGAGGCCGGGCTGCCCCTGTACGGGCACGACTTGGACGACAGGCATTCCCCGGCCGAGGCCGGCATGGGGCGCATGCTGACCAGCACGGCGGATTATGTGGGCAAGGAGGGCGCGCAGCGCGTGCGTGAAGTGCTGGTGCCCCTGCGCATTGAAGGCCGCCGCGCCGCGCGTCACGGCGACGCCCTGGCCCTGCCCGGCGGCCCCGAGGTGGGCCGGGTGACCAGCGGTTCCTTCGCGCCATCGCTGGGCTGCGTCATCGCCTTTGCCTGGGTGGATGAGGCGCAGGCCGCGCATGAGGATTTCGTAGTCCGCACGGCCCGCAACGAGCTCGCGGCCCGCCGCGTGGAGCTGCCCTTCTATAAGGAAGGCACGGCCCGTAAAAAATTGCAGTGA
- a CDS encoding sensor domain-containing diguanylate cyclase, with protein MLKIRHLHVPVFLTGVLLTLVLVTYSAWSTANQRRADALRTAEVYSARLETLLNALFHKTDVLESIIIAEHGAMPEDVFHDLARSLSDGEGIRAIQYLPDGVVTYCYPREGNEAVMGTSVFTNPKRRADALLAVNSRGTVLSGPYELSQGGLGLVARNPIFLTDADGREKFWGFAVLILDLPDALKPVFLDALQQEGYAYRLYSQGEAGRHQTIAQGGVLPAGSGVDYGIKVPNHVWTLSLAPEGGWINMAELSLQLGLGFFISGLCAVLAHERREKERLLRRTAESDDLTGLFNRRKLGEMVDARRNAPQAAPFLLLYMDLNGFKACNDTLGHFWGDVLLKAFAQRMRSALGPQAGLARVGGDEFAALIDADQGQAALPDLLRRIQQSLREPVMLGDAPQRISCSVGWAEFPGEGRDYDTLMKKADARMYEEKRRYRAGEKHPETGV; from the coding sequence ATGCTCAAAATCCGCCACCTGCACGTTCCCGTTTTTTTGACCGGCGTATTGCTCACGCTTGTCCTTGTGACCTATTCCGCATGGTCCACGGCCAACCAACGGCGGGCGGACGCCCTGCGTACCGCCGAAGTTTACAGCGCCCGCCTGGAAACGCTGCTCAACGCGCTTTTTCACAAAACGGACGTTCTGGAATCCATCATCATTGCCGAACACGGCGCGATGCCTGAGGACGTCTTCCACGATCTGGCCAGATCGCTGTCCGACGGCGAGGGCATCCGGGCCATCCAGTATCTGCCTGACGGCGTTGTGACCTACTGCTATCCCCGCGAGGGCAATGAAGCCGTCATGGGCACAAGCGTCTTCACCAATCCCAAACGCCGGGCCGACGCCCTGCTGGCCGTCAACAGCCGCGGCACGGTGCTGTCGGGGCCGTATGAGCTCAGCCAGGGAGGTCTGGGCCTGGTGGCCCGCAATCCCATTTTTCTGACCGATGCCGACGGGCGGGAAAAATTCTGGGGCTTCGCAGTGCTTATTCTGGACCTGCCCGACGCCCTGAAGCCCGTCTTTCTGGACGCGCTGCAACAGGAGGGTTACGCCTATCGCCTGTACAGCCAAGGAGAAGCCGGCCGCCACCAGACCATTGCCCAAGGCGGCGTACTGCCCGCCGGTTCGGGCGTCGATTACGGCATCAAGGTGCCCAACCATGTCTGGACGCTGAGCCTGGCCCCGGAAGGCGGCTGGATCAACATGGCGGAACTGTCGCTGCAACTGGGGCTGGGTTTCTTCATCAGCGGCCTGTGCGCGGTGCTGGCGCACGAACGGCGCGAAAAGGAACGCCTGCTGCGCCGCACCGCCGAAAGCGACGACCTCACCGGCCTGTTCAACCGGCGCAAGCTGGGCGAGATGGTCGACGCGCGCCGCAACGCCCCGCAGGCCGCGCCCTTTCTTCTTCTCTATATGGATCTGAACGGATTCAAGGCCTGCAACGACACGCTGGGGCACTTTTGGGGGGATGTCCTGCTGAAGGCATTCGCGCAACGCATGCGCTCTGCTCTGGGGCCACAGGCCGGGCTGGCCCGGGTGGGCGGCGACGAATTCGCCGCTCTGATCGACGCGGATCAGGGGCAGGCCGCGCTGCCGGATTTGCTCCGGCGCATTCAGCAAAGCCTGCGCGAGCCGGTCATGCTGGGCGACGCGCCCCAGCGGATTTCCTGTAGCGTGGGATGGGCGGAATTTCCTGGCGAAGGCCGGGATTACGACACGCTGATGAAAAAGGCGGACGCCCGGATGTACGAAGAGAAACGACGTTACAGAGCCGGAGAAAAGCATCCGGAAACCGGAGTCTGA
- a CDS encoding lipoate--protein ligase produces MDFLTLSSLDPAFNLALEEQLFLSLPLEHPGYFLLWQNGPSIIVGRHQCTSEEINADFVRRENLPVVRRITGGGAVYHDTGNLNFSFIENAHGLEKVDFRRYLEPVRESLRDVGVRAEISGRNDLEVDGRKVSGSGQRIHRGKVLHHGTLLVNVDFERLSEALNVDPEKIRSKGVASVRARVRNLSECWAPGTDMGSLKCCLLRHCADGAARLDMRDYAAAQALAESKYRQWNWNYGASPAFTEEKRRRFPWGSVNLRLGVRNGHIADCRIYGDFFANAEIGELENMFAGLRYDSESLAKALEDVPLEMYFSGCDPEETRRFFVE; encoded by the coding sequence ATGGATTTTCTCACGCTTTCTTCGCTTGATCCCGCTTTCAATCTCGCCCTTGAGGAACAGCTTTTTCTTTCCCTGCCTCTGGAGCATCCCGGTTATTTTCTGCTCTGGCAGAACGGTCCTTCCATTATCGTGGGCCGCCATCAATGCACCTCCGAGGAAATCAACGCCGATTTCGTGCGACGCGAAAATCTGCCCGTGGTGCGGCGCATCACCGGCGGCGGCGCGGTATATCACGATACGGGCAACCTCAATTTTTCCTTTATTGAAAACGCGCACGGGCTGGAAAAGGTCGATTTCAGGCGCTATCTGGAGCCGGTGCGGGAATCCCTGCGCGATGTGGGCGTGCGGGCTGAAATTTCGGGCCGCAACGATCTGGAGGTGGACGGGCGCAAGGTTTCGGGCAGCGGCCAGAGGATACACAGGGGCAAGGTCCTGCACCACGGCACTCTGCTGGTGAATGTGGATTTCGAGCGCCTGAGCGAAGCCCTGAACGTGGACCCGGAAAAAATCCGTTCCAAGGGCGTGGCGTCGGTGCGAGCCAGGGTGCGCAATCTTTCCGAGTGCTGGGCGCCGGGCACGGACATGGGCAGTCTCAAGTGCTGCCTGTTGCGTCATTGCGCCGACGGCGCGGCCCGTCTGGACATGCGGGATTACGCAGCGGCCCAGGCCCTGGCTGAAAGCAAGTACCGGCAGTGGAACTGGAATTACGGCGCTTCGCCGGCCTTCACCGAGGAAAAGCGCCGCCGTTTCCCATGGGGAAGCGTGAATCTGCGGCTGGGCGTGCGCAACGGTCATATTGCGGATTGCCGGATTTACGGCGATTTTTTCGCCAATGCCGAGATCGGGGAACTGGAAAATATGTTCGCCGGGCTCAGGTATGATTCCGAATCCCTGGCCAAAGCGCTGGAAGACGTACCTCTGGAAATGTATTTCAGCGGCTGCGATCCTGAAGAAACGCGCCGTTTTTTTGTGGAATAG
- a CDS encoding phosphate ABC transporter ATP-binding protein, which translates to MNIAVRVSGLHVSFGARHVLREVDFCVPAAGITVLAGRSGSGKTTLLRSLNRLNETFPGCRTTGRVELDLGRGLEPVYGGSGVRPRPLNEIRRLVGMVFQTPDVLPVSVARNIALPLKVVAGAPATEIEERVRRALTDVGLWEEVADRLDLPAERLSGGQQQRLCLARALALEPAVLLLDEPTASLDVRAAADIEELLLRLAGRYPLIVVSHSPEQAVRLAARIVVLSRGRVRRVLEKGSADAAALAGLLGEDE; encoded by the coding sequence ATGAACATCGCCGTGCGCGTCAGCGGGTTGCACGTTTCTTTTGGTGCGCGGCACGTGCTGCGTGAGGTGGATTTTTGCGTGCCCGCCGCCGGGATCACGGTACTGGCCGGGCGTTCCGGTTCGGGCAAGACCACCTTGCTGCGGTCCCTGAACCGTCTCAATGAGACCTTTCCCGGTTGCCGCACCACAGGCCGGGTGGAGCTGGACCTGGGACGCGGCCTGGAGCCCGTCTACGGCGGTTCCGGCGTGCGGCCCCGTCCGCTGAACGAGATCCGCCGTCTGGTGGGCATGGTTTTTCAGACGCCCGACGTGCTGCCGGTCAGCGTGGCCCGCAATATCGCCCTGCCTCTGAAGGTGGTGGCCGGAGCGCCCGCCACGGAAATCGAGGAGCGCGTCCGCCGGGCTCTCACGGATGTGGGCCTCTGGGAGGAGGTGGCCGACCGTCTGGACCTGCCGGCTGAACGGCTTTCCGGCGGTCAGCAGCAGCGGCTCTGCCTGGCCAGGGCTCTGGCTCTGGAACCCGCCGTCCTTTTGCTGGACGAACCCACGGCTTCGCTGGATGTGCGCGCCGCTGCGGACATTGAAGAGCTTTTGCTGCGCCTGGCCGGGCGCTATCCGCTGATCGTGGTTTCGCACAGTCCGGAACAGGCTGTGCGTCTGGCCGCGCGCATTGTGGTTCTGAGCCGGGGACGGGTGCGGCGTGTTCTGGAAAAAGGCTCGGCGGACGCAGCCGCGCTGGCCGGTCTGCTGGGGGAGGACGAATAG